Part of the Bacillus sp. N1-1 genome, TAAGGATAGCATCTGGAGCATAAACCCTATGAATGTTAAAAAGAGATAAGGCTTTCGACGGTACATCTTGCTTTCAACTAGTTGAAACACGAGTAGAAACGCAAAGATTAAATAAAAGAACAAGCCAATTAGCCCAGATTCCGATAGAATATCAAGGAACGTATTGTGAACATAGTGACTATCACCGAAGAAATAGAAATTGTAATCAGGATAATTAAAAGCACCTATTCCAAAAATCTGATGAGTCGAAAAGAATTCCCACGCACGAGCCCAGAGATCAAACCTGCCGCTCCCTCCGTCCTGTGAAAAATCTTCGACACGTGATTCCAAAATGCCATAGAAGTCAAATTTCAATTGGACAATCGCTAGATAAGCTAGAATCGATAGCATAACAACGGAACCAAGTAAGAGCTTTGCCTGCTGTAATGGACGGTTCATCAAGAGGTAAAGAAGAAATACAACCACCATTGCTAGCAAGCCACCTCTTGAGAAGGTTAGCAAACTTGTCATGATAGAAAGTAGTAAACCGACTTTATGCCACCACCTCTTGCCATTACATAGAAAATACGTAAAGAAAATCGTGTTATAAAAAATATAAAAGTTCGGATCTTGTAGAACGCCTATTAAACGCGGATAATCTCGATCGAAGAGGACTCCGTAAGAGATGACCCCATCTCCCTCAAAAGAAAAGTGATGTTGTTTCAAACCAATCACATATAACCCTAAACTAATGAGGTTAAATAATATCCCAGATATGCCGAGTGCTTTCTCAATTAATTTTTGACTAGATCCACTCAAGATGTCTTTAATCACAATGTAACAAGCCAAATATAAGATGACGCCAAGTAAAATCCGTAGACTTGAAATGGCGTGAAGAGAGAATGCCCCTGAATACACATAAGCAAAGTAGAAAAGGAAAAGAAACACTTCAAATAATTGAAATGACCGAAACCGAAAGCTACTAAGGTGAAAGACGATAAACAGGATACAGAACAGCATATAGGGTTTTAATGCAAAGCCAAAATAAAGATTGTATTTCCCCATCGTAACGAGTAAGAAAAGCAGGCTTAGCATAACGAGCGAAACACGTGGTCGCAGGTTATTTTGATTATCCATGCTTCACTTCCTTTGCTGCTTGCCGTTTCATCAATTGTTTACCCCTTACTTGCTCTATTATTTTTCTTGATAGGTCCTTATCTAGCAGCACCAGACCTATCAATATGAAGAATCCGATCAGTGTTGCCACAATTGGCATCGCTGAAAGTAGTTTATTTATAATCAGTAAAGAACAAAGAAACAAACTCGCATATGGGACAACTGCTTTTTTCAGAAGCGTGACACGCTTTGGTGTGCAACTAATATAGCCAATAAAAGAAATCGTTTCTAACAGTAACCCTGCATATGCCGCTCCTAAAATACCATACCCTCGACTTAGTACGATATAAAGAACGCCCCCACAAACTAAGGCAACACCCTGGACAATTGTTCGTTTATACTGCATTGCCTGGGTTGTTAATCCATCAGCAAGAGCAATATTCATCGATTGCAGGGCTAACATAATCGCTAATACTTTCAATGGTTCGGATGCAGGAAGCCAGCTTGGTCCAAATAGTAACTCTACGATGATGTCAGATAAGAAAAACAGTGGGAAAGCCATCATCATCCCCATGATACTCATCATCTTGATTTGCATCACATTTAACCTGGTGTGCGCCTTGATATTGCCTTCATGAAATTGCCGATACATAACAGG contains:
- a CDS encoding O-antigen ligase family protein, which codes for MDNQNNLRPRVSLVMLSLLFLLVTMGKYNLYFGFALKPYMLFCILFIVFHLSSFRFRSFQLFEVFLFLFYFAYVYSGAFSLHAISSLRILLGVILYLACYIVIKDILSGSSQKLIEKALGISGILFNLISLGLYVIGLKQHHFSFEGDGVISYGVLFDRDYPRLIGVLQDPNFYIFYNTIFFTYFLCNGKRWWHKVGLLLSIMTSLLTFSRGGLLAMVVVFLLYLLMNRPLQQAKLLLGSVVMLSILAYLAIVQLKFDFYGILESRVEDFSQDGGSGRFDLWARAWEFFSTHQIFGIGAFNYPDYNFYFFGDSHYVHNTFLDILSESGLIGLFFYLIFAFLLVFQLVESKMYRRKPYLFLTFIGFMLQMLSLSLIINDMFFLYLAILSSYLYADQKESKREALCLTKGHKPVLHTMMKGSDPIQ